The Plasmodium knowlesi strain H genome assembly, chromosome: 10 genomic sequence GGTTTTcgggttcaggtttagggtttaggtttcagggtttaggctttaggctttagggttcacagcttaggattcagggtttagggttcagggtttattggtttagtgttcagggtttattggtttagtgttcagggtttattagtttaggttttagggtttaggatttagggtttagggttcagggtttagggtttagggttcagggtttagggtttagtgtttagggcttagggtttagggttcagggttcagggttcagggttcagggttcagggtttagggtttagggtttagggtttagggcttagggttcatgggtttagggtttagggcttagggttcatgggtttagggtttagggtttagggttcagggtttagggtttagggtttagggttcagggtttagggtatagggttcagggtttagggttcaggttttagggtttcagggtttagggttcagcgtttagggttcagggtttagggtttagggttcagggtttagggtttcaggggttagggtttaaggttcagggtttaggtttcagggtttagggttcagggtttagggttcagggtttagggttcagggtttagggttcagcgtttagggttcagggtttcagggtttagggttcagggtttagggttcagggtttaggtttagggttcagggtttagggtttagggttcagtgtttagggttcagggttcagggtttagggtttagggttcagtgtttagggttcagggttcagggtttaggtttagggtttagggtttagggttcagggtttagcgtttaggtttagggttcagggtttagggtttagggttcagtgttcatggtctcaggttcacggttaagggttcatggtttgacggtttagggtttagggttcagggtttagggttcagggtttagggttcagcgtttagggttcagggtttagggttcatggtttagggttcagggtttagggttcagcgtttagggttcagggtttagggttcatggtttagggttcagggtttagggttcagggtttagggttcagggtttagggttcagggtttagggttcagggtttagggttcagcgtttagggttcagggtttagtgttcagggcttagggttcagggtttagggttcagggtttaggattcatggttcagggtttaggattcatggttcagggtttaggattcatggttcagggtttagggtttagggtttagggttcagggtttagggttcagggtttagggttcaggttttaggtttagggtttagggtagagggtttaggtttgagggtttagggttgagggtttagggttcagggtttaggattcattttttcagggttcagggttctatggtctcaggttcagggttcagggttcagggttcagggttcagggttcagggttcagggttcagggtttagggttcagggtttagggtttaggttttagggatcagggtttagggtttagggttcagggtttagggttcagggtttagggttcagggttttaggtttatggtttagggtttatggttttaggtttcaggttttagggtttagggtttaggggtttagggtttaggggtttagggtttagtggtTTAGgctttcagggtttagggtttcagggtttagggtttcaggttttagggtttagggttcagggtttagggttcagggtttcagattttagggttttagggtttagggtttcgggttcagggtttagggttgttATGGTgcagggttcagtgttttcGGTCTACTGATgaagaactttttttttgtggggaAAGAGTCTACGGGGGGTAGAATATTTGTTTCGGGGTCCAAAAATTACAGGAATTAACACAACCACCAATTCTACCACAAGAACTATTAATACCACGACATGAGGTGTTTAGGAGACCGTAATAATATTAACCCTCCCCCCATCCCCTTCAccttaaaaatgtatgagGAAGAATGGGATGTGTATTCTTTTCACCATGAACAGGTGTACTCCCCCGTGCTTATGTCCTCCGCCTCCCTACATGGTGTTTTTAAAGCACCTCATTGATGAAGGAAATGAGTCCGTTTTGATTATGCagtaaattttcaaaaaaaagaaaaaaacgacataaaaaaaggggaaaaaaaaaatcgaattcATTTTATGTGTATAGGGGCAATACACGTGCTTGCCGTTCGACTACATTGCGCTTATATTTCGCCCCAATTGGAAGCACATACTTGGAGAGTAGGGTAGAAGTTTCCACCATTTTTCGCATTCCGGCAAAGGAGGATTACTGGCTACGTCGATTGATGTTTGCTGATTTTCATGTGACGTCcgtttttcaattttaatgCGACCGTCCGTTTCCTAATTTTGATGCGATCGCCCGTTGCCTAGGTCCTCTTTCTCAAGTAGTGGCTCCCGCCCATCAACAAGTCTGACACGTCCGACTCGTAGTTCTCATTTGCAATTTCATAGTTCAGCAGGGTTTCTAGCGAAATGTCCCCGCCGGTTTCCTTTTCCAGTTCCTTCATGATGCTGTACGTATTGTCCAACGAATTTATTATCTCCGAAATATCCGTCGTTTCATCCACAATTTCGTTCTGCCCCTTGTGGCTACCTTGACTAATGCGAAGGTGTGTGTGCATTTCTGTGTGCGTCTTCACATACATGTCGTAGTAGTCGTAATACTTTGCATTCAAGTAATCATGAAGGAATTTTTCCGCAAAATAAATATCATGGTATTTGAACAGTTTGGcataattttcaaaatggaaattttgCACTTTATTGCTAATACCACAATTTaattgaaaattattttttataaaattttttatcaattttttacatttttttttttttttctctttcttcttatcaCATGGAtcatatacataaattatCTGCGAAACGTCATTGGTCTTGTACAGGTTATTTCGATCCAATGTTTTGTGCACCTCTATGTGGGTTGATAGTTCCAGAAGAATTCCCCAGAATTTTCTATTTATGTTCCtaaaatgaataatgaaTAGTCTTGAGTTTAACAAATTCGTTGGTTCGATTTCTAGCataagtgttttttttaaaagatacatttttatttcttgggATACCTTAGGAGGGAATCGGATGATGCATACTTTCCCCACATGGTTATTCAACACAAATAAATTTCTTCCACCGGGTTTGTTGTCTTCACCATTTCCCTTTGAGAGGTCCCTTTCGTTGCTATACATGGGGCTATGCAGATCCGTTCCAAAGTTGTGATTCTCTCCTTCGGTGCATTCTTTCAAACGCAGGCCATTTCCATCGTCCTGGGGGCCCCCCCTACCCCTATGCATTGTATCTTCCATGTAGGAGTCGTGCCCCATGCCATGGCCCTCCGTCccgttctttccttcctccttgttCTTCGTGTCATTAATCATCTTTTCCAAATCTATATCGTTCATGAAGTAAATTTCTTGGAGGTCTTTGTAGTTGAACGTGCCACTTCGGATGTCCTCGATGAGGCCTCTTCAAAGGGGAGGCAATGCCAAAAtgtgcagaagaaaaagagaaaaagaaaaaggcgaaaatgtgaaaatgtaaaaatggggggaaggaaaagaaaagaaagggtttaagggaagaaaaggaaagggaaaaggaagagaaaaatgaaaagaaagaaaaagtaaaggaaggaataaaagaaaagaaaggacaCAAGGAGAGAAGATCACATGAGCAGGTCCACACGATACACTGCAACGTACGGGTTGttatttcccctcccccccccatggGGTGTCCTTACAATGCCTGGGAAACTTCCTTCGACTTGGCTTTCTTCAAGGAACTTTCATCCCCTCCATTGTTGCACTCGCCTACACTTCTGTCATCCTCCCTGTTCGAGCTTAGGTTGAGTGAGATTCTGATGGagcttctttcccccttaggttccatttttttttaagagcaTTACCGTAAAGTTCTACattcaaatggaaaaaaaaaaaaaaaaaaaaagaaaagaaaagtggagggagggggaagggaataaTTTCCCTTGTACTAAGAAGTCATAGTATATATTCCCTTATGTTTgacttccttctccccccctccccttgaCCAACCTCCAGCGTGGAATCTTATCACAGCAGTGTTTTCCTTGCCTCCCTTCAATTATAATATGTTGCCTCTGCCAGTGTGCCACCTTTCCCACATGGTCCAGTTCGCCCCTTTTCAAAAGGTGAGAGAGTGTTCGCCCcccgggggggggggggctcTCACAAAGTTGAGTTAGCAAAAAGTGGGCTGACCAAAATGGTCCTGATATATAAGCGGATTACAAAACTGTCTCGATAAAAATGCCTTATAGCGTATTGCAACTCTGCAATCATCGCACGGAACTCCgcgacagaaaaaaataaaaaattttctaaaaaaaaggaacgttGAGTGCCCCCGGAAGGAGATATACAAACTCTCATGCATGTAACgctttaaaattaaaaaaaaaaaaaagaaaagagagagagatAATTCGCTAATaggcaaaataaatttgaTTCAGTGGGCCACTCGCTAAAATAGGCACATTTTATTTGCGTACAATGTATCTAATGTGCATGTGTCTGTCATTTTGACAACGAATCGgctgttttaatttttcacacCTGTTTAAAGAATGGGAGAACTTGGGGGAGTGGGGGTTCacaatttttctcttattattttattctctttttttttttcacagtaCAATCCAAATTGCCTCGCCACGTTCATGTGGGGATGACGACTCTACTAGGAAATGTGTTCTGCCCCTATTGCCACTGCGGAACCTCCTGCTAGTGTGAAATtatcttcccccccttaaaatAACTACACTTTTGCAGGCACTACACTAAATATATTCACCttaatttgttcaaatttgtccacagaagaagcaatttttttctttatcgtAACATTTGGCTACCCTGTGATGGAAGGCGTAAGCAACATCTTAAGCATAGCGGGGAGTGACAGTTGTGGTGGAGCGGGTATACAGGCAGATATAAAAACTGCAATGGGGTTAGGATGCCACTGTTGTACTGCGTTAGTCGTTTTAACAGCCCAGAACACTAAGGAGGTTAAAAGGATTGTAGAAATTGAGGAAGCCTTCATTGTGGACCAGTTGGATAGCATTTTTGCAGATGTGACCATTGACGTGGTGAAGTTGGGTGTTTTATATtcaaagaaaataatttcattgGTTTCTCAATATATAgtacaaatgaacaaaaagaggggaaaaaaactcctcgtaGTTTTTGACCCAGTATTTGTATCAAGTTCTGGATGCCTCCTAGTGGAAAATCTGGAATACATAAAATTTGCTCTCGATTTAATATGTCCTATAAGCTGCATAATTACCCCTAATTTTTATGAGTGTAAAGTCATTCTCCAGGCACTAGACTGCCAAATGGATTTATCCAAGGCGAATATGACTGAACTGTGCAAATTGGTGACGCGAATGTTAGACATTAATGCCTGCTTGCTCAAGAGCTGTAACGTGGGGGAAAATTCCGCGGAGGAAAATGAGGTGTACGCGGTCGACCACTTGTGTATCAGAAAGGTTGGAAGTATTCCTGAAGGTGAAGTAATACAAAGGGATGCGGGAGAACTGGGACAGTCGGCACCAGGGGGAGTAACCTACTTATATGATGTGTACAAACTAAGGTCTAAGCGGAAGCCAGGGGTAGACGTACATGGAACGGGTTGTACCCTATCTACAGCCATAGCGTGCTACTTGGCTAAGAAGCATAACATTTTGCAATCTTGCATAGAGTCTAAAAAGTACATTTACAACTGCATCCGATATGCCTACCCGTTTGGGAGTAAAAGTCAAGGGTTGAACCACTTGAAGGCATCTCAAGAGTTGCCAACTTTTACTGATCTGGAAGTTATACCCATTGTTCAGGATTCCCCTTAGCGCCGTTGCGCCGATGGAAGTCGGgactgaatttttttatgtggcGCTTATTATAcccctttctttccctcaTCATGGAGGGttttcccgttttttttcaccatgcaaatgcgtatatatatgtgtacatatatctgcacatatatatgcacgtgTATCATTTGGcttctctctttttccttcccacttTTCACGGCATAATTTTTCCCCGTGTGATGTTTCTTTCACACTTCTGCAGTCCCCTCCCTATTTGTTGGAGAGAAATTGTATTTACGTAACCTCTTTGTAGGGTGAGCCGAACGTTTGCCCAAACAAATTAGAGGGATGTTTCATTGGTGATACTCTGTTGCTTGGTGGGAGATCCGCTTAAACGTTTTACACACCGTTCTGTTTGCTTCATCCATGTGTTCATATAAATCCCACTTTATCATGTTGCACCGGGCCCATTTGCCtctgtttttataaaaaaaaaagagagggaCAAAACTGCCTAACGGATACTCTTAACCCCGCCTAGGCTACTTCCCACGGTGGGGAAAAATCAAactcattaaaaaaatacacatgtgGGAAATGCAACCCAGCGGAATCCTCAAAATGACAATTTTGCCCAATCAACATGTTTAGCCACGTCAACGTAAGAACGTCTTAAGCGTGAAAAAGGGATGaagcacaaaaaataaaataaaaaaaattaaaaaataaattctagCGACACTTATTCCTTCCACTCCCAAGCTGAAATAAAATCCGAGCAGTCGCCCAAAAACAAGcgcagaaaaataaaagcgcAAAGAGGACGGTAATGAAAAGATGGAAAATCGGCATGCTGCTAAAAGGAGTGATGATTTTTCAGTAGCCCCCCCAATCCAATTTTTCATATCCGTAAACACAGTCGAAAATTACGTACGCTAAGGTTCTTGCCATTCGACCACTTTAGGAAGTTCCCCCCTTGTGAGGTGTTGGCAGTTTGTGCAATTATCCGCGCAGCTGCTTTCCCCAGTATAATTACCTACGCATAGGTACCCGCACCCTGCCACTGCGTAGAGAAAGGTACACCATGCAGGGGAGTTACCTTAAGAAGGGGCTGCACGCTAATGTGCAGGCAAAGTTGTACAGCAGCCTCAGCTCTGGGCTTTTGAGcagaggaaaaagggaagttacCCATCCCATACAGAGAAACCATGGAAGAAGTACAGACTTGGCAAAACTGACACAAAGGAACACATATAACACATACAAAAATAGGGTTTTCAATCCAGGCATGTACAATAATGTTCCGCCAAATTATATGAACATGCAAATGAATAGTCATGAAAATAATGTCAATAGCACGCAAAACGGGATGAGTTTAAATTACGAAAATCAGTCGAACAGATATTACCCTTTGAAGTACAACTATGGTGTAAATGCCGAAGGTGTGGACAACAACGCGGCCACGTCCACTTCCTCTTCAGCCACTGCAAACACAACATACCAATACTTTAGTATTTTTGGCAACTCAGCCATGTGCCTAATCAAGCCAATATATCCTGACTATAtcgttaataaaaataaagtaaccATCTATGGAAAGGGGGGGTTTCAATTTGTCTTCATGAAAAAACACATCAACTCAAATAAGTAtgacaaaaataataaaatgagcGTAATCCTCAAAATCAACAGTTTGGCACATTTGCTCTCTCTGAAGGACGCAGAGCAGATAAAGGTTCCTATAATTATTAAGGGTAGCAACAGCAACTCCCTAATCATCGATAAGcacaaggagaagaaggaccACATAGTTATACGATACAAATATCAACCGTTTGCCAATTCAGATGGAAACATGGCTGATATGAATAACCTCGACATGGAAGTTAACCAAAGTCCTCAGATAAACAATTTgaatgatgagaaaaaaaacaattttgagGAACTTCATGTCAGTTGTCCTTTTTCCGAATTTCAGCTCTTTCAGAAGGCAGCAAATTTGTTACTGCCGCAGTTGCTTGGCTGGGCCAGGCATCACTGACTGTGCACGcctgtgtgcatatatatatatatatatatctgtgGGGGAGTAGCTTCGAAAAGGTGAAGCAGACCCCCTGGGAACGTCTCACCATGTACAGTTCGTTCTTACAAATGGAGCACACACATTAACGAAACTGGTGTAGTCTTTCGGTATATCACCTTTTATCGAAGAGGAATATGATGACTGAAACATCATATTTTGCTCGCGTGCCaaaaggtgaaaaggaaaggagccCCTTCTTCTTGCCTTTTAActgtccttcattttttgtgttgCAATGTTTTCACGAATGCACATGTATTTTAATATGTTTGCATGTCTGTGTAAACCTTTTTACATGCCTAAGTTTACCTGTTTGTACGCTCCGTATCTCACAATGGCGGCTGACGTGAAAGCTTGCTTTTGTTAAACCAATTTAACAATGACgctgtttttaaaatttatttaggaataaaaaaaaaaaagtgcaaaataaaagacaaaaaaaaaaaaaaaaaaaaaaaaaaaaaaaatcatataGGTGGGGACAAACGGAGGAGTCCAAAACTGCTTTGCTCTCCTAAAGGTAGCTAGCCCCTTCTTGCCACAAAAGTTTGGCAATCTCGTGGTGTGCTGTCTGTGCAGTCATTTTGAGTAAGTGGGGGAGGATCGATATAATCTTTCTCGTATATCCATGCGTTCATCCACTTGCATCGACCCATCACtttctctccttctccttctccgaAGTCATCTTGGCTTCCTTCCTGCACATGTGGTGTAACTTCTCCACGTCGATTTCTTTGGACGGCAGGAAAACATACCTCACGACAGAGCCCCTCACGAAGCAGGACTTGATGGACAGCTGCgcgggggaaggggaagtggTGTGAAAATGAAGCGGTGAAAAGTGTTCAGGCGGTGAAGTAAGAACCCTCTGAAAGGCAGTGTACTCTCAGCAGGACACCCATTGGTTGCCCCATTTGATCATTCCAATAGGCAGACGAAGCATCCCCCCAGAGTTACGCACCAAGTGAGGATACTTCTCCGGGTGGTTCACAGTTACATTGGTCAATTTGATATTCAGATATTGGTCTACTGAGTGCAAGACCCCAGATATTTGCAAGTCATTTTTCAGTTCGACCGTCACGTGGTGGTTTTTCTCTGCCAGTTGTtgaaaaaaggtgaaaaaaagcTGCGAATCAGGGAAGGGTCAGGCGGAAATATCTACTCACATATCTACAATTATGCAGTGTTAGGTGGCGCATTGAGTGTGTAGTCCCAATTTCGCGTCGTCCCCGGAGGAGGCTGATTATTATAGTAGTGGAGGTGCCCAGCAAGCACGTGTTTTTTCAAGGTATCGCATAGCAATTTCTGTGGCATTATtatcccattttttcactttaccattttttacttccttgaCGAGTACGACAAAAAGGATCGAACTTACGTTTTCTGACAACTGCGCGGGAGGCCAGCGAATTACAGAGATAAATTAACCTAAAGGAGTAGAACTTAGCTGTGTTGATTTTGCTACCTCCTGTTGGAGTGTATGCCTCTCAAATTGTTAGCTagttcttttaaattttgtggTTATCGCATGGGTCCTAATCTCGGCATAGCTCCTTCTGCATGACTTGTGAATGCTAAATAGGGaggagaacaaaataaattttaactGAAACTTCAATTGTATGTTTTGTCAGAATTTTCATCAAAGCTGAAATTGAATCTGTGCATATGAAACCCATCCCTGTGCTTAGCGACCCTTTTTAGGGgggcttaaaaaaaaaaaaaaaaaaaaaaaaaaaatcagcgTCAAATTTCGCAGCTCCAAAATGAATCACTCCCTGGTGGCACGCTGCACAAAGAAATGTTGCAAGGTGAAACGACGTAATATGGCATATTTCTGGATAAAATGCGAAATGGagagcttaaaaaaaaaacctttatGTGCACGGATGCGGTGAACCGTGTGAACAGAACGAAAGGGTAAACAGGCTTACCGGCTAGGAACGCTACCTGTAACCGCTACCTACCAGCCTCAATCCTCATCATACACAGAGCTGGGATGCAACACCCCAGTGCTGCTCCATGAATGTTCCCACAGGTACAACCAAATAGTTCATGCAATTATGCCTATGCAGATGGAACGGCGTATCACGCGAGCTGCGCCATCAGGCATTTAATCagttcttccatttcttcctaaGTGGGCATTTTATCTTCCGGAgaaatgtgtatataaaaatgttaaatggTTGGAGAGGTGTGGCAGATTATTTCCCAATCCAGTATGTCTACGAAGaacttttcccattttgctcCAACTGTTTTAGTTTCGTCCTCTTACACATCCACTTTGATTCTTCCATTCGCTCATTTACCCACATCGAAAAATGTGCTCTCGGTTTGGCAGAGAAATAATTCTTGAAATGAGTAagtacatgtgtgcataagTGTACTTATATGCATGGGCACCAGTTTCGAGAGAATTAAAAGCATCCTTTGCGCCATTTCTAACGGAGAggttgtttatttccacacacatacacaagCACTGTCTTGTACGAACATCTGTGCACACCATGCTCTCTCGCTGTGCTTTGAGGCTACCCTCGACAGTAAATATTACGCCGCGTAGGAGGAAGTCTCTCCGTTCGATTCCTCCGTGGGGTTGTTCCTATAACCGGATCACGCGCGTAAATATATTCCACCAACGCGACGATTGTTTCAACACTCAGCTCCGTCTCCCATTGAGTCAACAATCCAAATTGAGAAgacacaccaaaaaaaaaaaaaaaaagggggaagtttAAAACAGTACAGATGAGTTCAAAATATTTGTAACGTCGAGACGAATCTATAGCTTCACCTCTTTCCACCTTGAGGagcacaaaatgaaggacgACAAGGAAGTCGAGAAGGGGAGTAACCAACCGACTCACCAACTGACCGACCAACTGACCGACCAACCGACCGACCAACTAATCGACCAACCGAATGACCAGgcgaagaaaaatgcaaagcagaaagaaaaatttagcGATATCGACTTGAAGGTGGAGGCGTATGCAGAAGGGGACTACAGACTGCTCAGATATCTACCAGATGGCTCCTGCGTTTTCGAACAAAtaccaaatgaagaaaataagaatatgAAAAATCTACAACAGTATGCACAATTGTTCTGTTCtgcaatggaaaaaacgatCCAAATAAAAAGCAATGACgagaatttgaaaaataataaagaatgGACGGAAGGAGAGGAGTACAGAGTGATGGTGGAGAATGATTTAAAAGAATTGATGGTTCTATTTGACCTAATGTTAGGTACATTGAATTATGATAAGGGCACAAAGTATTTAACCTTAAATAAATGTAACTATGTTAGGGACATAAAGGCTAACAAGCAGGACATATGCATCGCCGTTACGACTAGGAAAGAACTCCTACAGAAGTTGCGAAAATTGTGTGAAGAAACAAGGAAACAAATTAACTCCATAAACGGTATTGTTGcacagaaatattttttacattttatcAACCAACTTATTCAACACTGGAAagtattaaataaaaaatattccgaAATAGATTATTTACAACTTGATAATAATTTTCCGTACGCTACGGAGGTTTCTGttgagtatttttttttgccttcttatTTTTGGAACTTCTCTTCCAACCCGATATTTCTCTCTTGGCCACCCTACCCCTCCTTCTCTCCCTTCAAGTCACAGTATGCACATATCACTTTTTCATTGGGTGCGTTGGAGAAGGACATAAAAGAGGGGGGAATAATACATAACCAAAATACTGATTCCACTATTGAGGATTCCCTACTTAAGCACAAGCCAATCAAAAAGCAGGATACCACAGACGAAATGGTTCCTCCGTATAGTAAAGAATATAAAATTAATGATCCAATAGGGGGTCTACAAAATAGAAGCAGTAGCTCCAAACCAAATGGAGGTACACTCAATGAAAATCACACACCCATTGAAGAAGAACATaaaagaacagaacaaaGTTATACCCTTTACTACCCaaatgtgaaggaagaagaaataaaaatgtttagaATACTAGACAGGATGAGTGTCATTTCCGTCGAGTTCGAAGGAATAGCTGCGCACTTGATTGAAAATAACTACGCCATTCAGTTTGACTTATGTCCATTAAACATacagataaaaaatgaactaagcaggcagagaaagaaaaatgccaCATGGGGAGGAAACACTTTTCCAGAAATAATAATTccagaaaatatattttttgagcAAGCCAAAAAGATACACGCAAAATTGACAACTGCACAATGGGTACTGATAGATAAATCTATTTTCTACATCTTGGCTGAACAAGCAAATAATTtgaaagacaaaaataataacatttCACTAAACCTACCCAGCTTGACggggaagatgaagaaaattaaaattcaCTGCACAGACATAAACCACAAGTGTCTGGAATTTCTCATAAGCGACGTTCTGATTCCTTCTATTGGGAATGAACCCATTTCGGTGGATTTCTGCTTTGCTGTGATGTACGAGCCGACTGAAGGGATTCACAGCAAATTGGCGGAAAGAAATGCTAACGGGGCAAACAAAcagggggaaaacaaacaGGGGGAATTCAAACGGGGGGAAGGCAACAGGGATGTCAATTTGAACTTTCATGGGGATGATTTCCCTGGCTGTGCCCAAGTTAATGGTGACGGACACAAGGGCGAAGTCGCACTGGACTACGAACTCGTGCAGTTGTTCCTCCATTTGTCTCTCGCCAAGATAAGGGATTTGTTTATCTGCTCGTGGAAATATTTCTCCTTCGAaatgccttactactctgcAGATATCCATCCACTCATTTATCAAAATGTTTTCCCGGATCCGCGCTCCGACAATTTAATCACCAGTTTTTTCTCATGGTTCATTGCGTCCATGGAGAAATATTTGCGCGCGAGTGCGAGCACGCCCGTTGGTTGACTAAACATTGACTTCCACACCAAGGTGGGTCAtccaatttttcaaaattccaagccttttttttttttcaaacttgTTTTACTTTAATTAAAGCcacaattcctt encodes the following:
- a CDS encoding transcription initiation factor TFIID subunit 7, putative; the protein is MEPKGERSSIRISLNLSSNREDDRSVGECNNGGDESSLKKAKSKEVSQALGLIEDIRSGTFNYKDLQEIYFMNDIDLEKMINDTKNKEEGKNGTEGHGMGHDSYMEDTMHRGRGGPQDDGNGLRLKECTEGENHNFGTDLHSPMYSNERDLSKGNGEDNKPGGRNLFVLNNHVGKVCIIRFPPKVSQEIKMYLLKKTLMLEIEPTNLLNSRLFIIHFRNINRKFWGILLELSTHIEVHKTLDRNNLYKTNDVSQIIYVYDPCDKKKEKKKKKCKKLIKNFIKNNFQLNCGISNKVQNFHFENYAKLFKYHDIYFAEKFLHDYLNAKYYDYYDMYVKTHTEMHTHLRISQGSHKGQNEIVDETTDISEIINSLDNTYSIMKELEKETGGDISLETLLNYEIANENYESDVSDLLMGGSHYLRKRT
- a CDS encoding phosphomethylpyrimidine kinase, putative produces the protein MEGVSNILSIAGSDSCGGAGIQADIKTAMGLGCHCCTALVVLTAQNTKEVKRIVEIEEAFIVDQLDSIFADVTIDVVKLGVLYSKKIISLVSQYIVQMNKKRGKKLLVVFDPVFVSSSGCLLVENLEYIKFALDLICPISCIITPNFYECKVILQALDCQMDLSKANMTELCKLVTRMLDINACLLKSCNVGENSAEENEVYAVDHLCIRKVGSIPEGEVIQRDAGELGQSAPGGVTYLYDVYKLRSKRKPGVDVHGTGCTLSTAIACYLAKKHNILQSCIESKKYIYNCIRYAYPFGSKSQGLNHLKASQELPTFTDLEVIPIVQDSP
- a CDS encoding single-stranded DNA-binding protein, putative, which gives rise to MQGSYLKKGLHANVQAKLYSSLSSGLLSRGKREVTHPIQRNHGRSTDLAKLTQRNTYNTYKNRVFNPGMYNNVPPNYMNMQMNSHENNVNSTQNGMSLNYENQSNRYYPLKYNYGVNAEGVDNNAATSTSSSATANTTYQYFSIFGNSAMCLIKPIYPDYIVNKNKVTIYGKGGFQFVFMKKHINSNKYDKNNKMSVILKINSLAHLLSLKDAEQIKVPIIIKGSNSNSLIIDKHKEKKDHIVIRYKYQPFANSDGNMADMNNLDMEVNQSPQINNLNDEKKNNFEELHVSCPFSEFQLFQKAANLLLPQLLGWARHH
- a CDS encoding U6 snRNA-associated Sm-like protein LSm2, putative; the encoded protein is MLFFTFFQQLAEKNHHVTVELKNDLQISGVLHSVDQYLNIKLTNVTVNHPEKYPHLLSIKSCFVRGSVVRYVFLPSKEIDVEKLHHMCRKEAKMTSEKEKERK
- a CDS encoding mediator of RNA polymerase II transcription subunit 17, putative — translated: MKDDKEVEKGSNQPTHQLTDQLTDQPTDQLIDQPNDQAKKNAKQKEKFSDIDLKVEAYAEGDYRLLRYLPDGSCVFEQIPNEENKNMKNLQQYAQLFCSAMEKTIQIKSNDENLKNNKEWTEGEEYRVMVENDLKELMVLFDLMLGTLNYDKGTKYLTLNKCNYVRDIKANKQDICIAVTTRKELLQKLRKLCEETRKQINSINGIVAQKYFLHFINQLIQHWKVLNKKYSEIDYLQLDNNFPYATEVSVEYFFLPSYFWNFSSNPIFLSWPPYPSFSPFKSQYAHITFSLGALEKDIKEGGIIHNQNTDSTIEDSLLKHKPIKKQDTTDEMVPPYSKEYKINDPIGGLQNRSSSSKPNGGTLNENHTPIEEEHKRTEQSYTLYYPNVKEEEIKMFRILDRMSVISVEFEGIAAHLIENNYAIQFDLCPLNIQIKNELSRQRKKNATWGGNTFPEIIIPENIFFEQAKKIHAKLTTAQWVLIDKSIFYILAEQANNLKDKNNNISLNLPSLTGKMKKIKIHCTDINHKCLEFLISDVLIPSIGNEPISVDFCFAVMYEPTEGIHSKLAERNANGANKQGENKQGEFKRGEGNRDVNLNFHGDDFPGCAQVNGDGHKGEVALDYELVQLFLHLSLAKIRDLFICSWKYFSFEMPYYSADIHPLIYQNVFPDPRSDNLITSFFSWFIASMEKYLRASASTPVG